In Thermococcus sp. JdF3, a genomic segment contains:
- a CDS encoding ABC transporter permease, which yields MSFVRKFAAIYRTDLKLLRRDPMLLYSVGMTLVLLFIVRYFKDRMGELYYGIALFVLIFIPMIFGMIPGFMMADEKEEKTVQALQVMPISSEAFLVYRLTWASLVTVAFTVIAPHVLDMEIPWKGVLALAVLFLLEVWIYGLLITIFAESRMQAITVSKILGWLLILPVAVKLVVLWRDLSTDWSKLTAFLPTYWTYRVFEGIALNDYSDFPMAVLVHLAWLVPLVVLFRRRVL from the coding sequence ATGAGCTTTGTGCGAAAATTCGCTGCCATATACAGGACCGACCTCAAACTGCTCCGCAGGGACCCGATGCTCCTATACAGCGTGGGGATGACTTTGGTGCTCCTCTTCATCGTCCGCTACTTCAAGGATCGCATGGGCGAGCTTTACTACGGGATAGCTCTCTTCGTGCTGATATTCATACCCATGATATTCGGCATGATTCCCGGCTTTATGATGGCCGACGAGAAGGAGGAGAAGACGGTTCAGGCTTTGCAGGTCATGCCGATTTCCAGCGAGGCGTTTTTGGTTTACAGGCTCACGTGGGCTTCGTTAGTGACCGTGGCCTTTACGGTGATAGCGCCTCATGTTCTCGACATGGAGATTCCCTGGAAGGGAGTTCTGGCTCTGGCCGTTCTCTTCCTGCTGGAGGTCTGGATCTATGGACTGCTGATAACCATCTTCGCCGAATCCAGAATGCAGGCTATCACAGTCTCCAAGATTCTCGGCTGGCTCCTGATCCTTCCGGTGGCGGTAAAGCTCGTTGTCCTCTGGAGGGATCTCTCAACGGACTGGAGCAAGCTCACGGCGTTTTTGCCGACGTACTGGACGTACAGGGTCTTCGAGGGCATAGCTCTAAACGACTACAGCGATTTCCCGATGGCGGTGCTCGTGCATCTGGCCTGGCTGGTCCCGCTGGTGGTACTCTTCCGGAGGAGGGTGCTTTGA
- a CDS encoding molybdopterin-dependent oxidoreductase yields the protein MSFSVCMRDCYDTCSMVSELKDGRLKVRGNPEHPITAGFLCPKGALLPRWFHAEDRLKRPLIRTGEKGSGNFRETSWEEAIELVAKKLRETIEEHGSESVLVYQYAGDRGVVNYAFPLRLFHYLNTAMLDYGICDRAGQEALRDVYGTAVGMGPEKLRNQRLIVYWGINAFWTNLHGFTLAKRHGLEIWTVDVVRTETARRSHRFYQIKPDTDVLFALGVAKVIIEEGLYEEAFVRENVYGFEEFRNYVKTLSLDYVSEETGVGVEEIETFAREFAEKRGAIHIGYGFQRSLMGGEAVRAISILPALVGHRFGFIYDMKTIDKSYAEGAFLRTKPARRIPQMKLAEYIERGEIKFLYVYNSNPLASLPNQNRLRRALIENDVFVVTHDIFLTDTALYSDVVLPANTFFERLDIADSYYHRYVALNEPVARLHGKSNSEVTRLLAKALGVENPHIHESDEEVIRKVLEINGLSWEELKAKGFVKVPERPRKWKTPSGKIEFYSQRAMERGLSPFPGYRKFEGKYPLRLLTPTHRMTITSQYHNTYNMIDPNLYINPADAKERGIGDGDTVEVFNDYGRIKTTARLSGDVPSKVVLLYKAFWVKLLGWNANFLTADDTVEKYGNGSAYHSTWVDVRKV from the coding sequence ATGTCCTTCTCCGTCTGCATGCGCGACTGCTACGACACCTGCTCGATGGTGAGCGAGCTTAAGGACGGAAGGCTCAAGGTTAGGGGCAATCCGGAGCACCCGATAACGGCCGGATTCCTCTGTCCGAAGGGGGCACTTCTCCCGAGGTGGTTCCACGCTGAGGACAGGCTCAAAAGGCCGCTCATAAGGACGGGCGAAAAGGGGAGTGGGAACTTCAGGGAGACGAGCTGGGAGGAAGCTATTGAACTCGTTGCCAAAAAGCTGAGGGAGACGATCGAAGAACACGGAAGCGAGAGCGTTCTCGTTTACCAGTACGCCGGTGACAGGGGAGTTGTTAACTACGCCTTCCCTCTCAGGCTTTTCCACTACCTCAACACTGCCATGCTCGACTACGGAATCTGCGACAGGGCCGGGCAGGAGGCGCTGAGGGACGTTTACGGGACGGCCGTTGGCATGGGCCCTGAAAAGCTCAGGAACCAGAGGCTTATCGTTTACTGGGGCATCAACGCCTTCTGGACGAACCTGCACGGCTTCACGCTGGCGAAGCGGCACGGACTTGAAATCTGGACGGTTGATGTTGTAAGAACCGAAACCGCCAGGCGCTCACACAGGTTTTATCAAATAAAGCCCGACACCGACGTCCTCTTCGCCCTCGGAGTTGCGAAGGTTATAATCGAGGAAGGGCTCTACGAGGAAGCTTTCGTCCGCGAGAACGTTTATGGTTTTGAAGAATTCAGGAATTATGTAAAAACATTATCGCTTGATTATGTAAGTGAGGAGACTGGGGTGGGGGTTGAGGAGATAGAGACCTTCGCGAGGGAATTCGCCGAAAAGAGGGGCGCAATTCACATCGGCTACGGCTTCCAGCGCTCCCTGATGGGCGGCGAAGCCGTCAGGGCGATTTCGATTCTTCCCGCGCTAGTAGGCCACCGCTTTGGCTTCATCTACGACATGAAGACGATAGATAAAAGCTACGCCGAAGGCGCGTTCCTGAGAACGAAGCCCGCCAGGAGAATCCCCCAGATGAAGCTGGCCGAGTACATCGAGCGGGGAGAGATTAAGTTCCTCTACGTCTACAACTCCAACCCCCTCGCAAGCCTGCCGAACCAGAACCGGCTGAGGAGAGCGCTGATTGAGAACGACGTTTTCGTGGTTACGCACGACATATTCTTGACTGACACGGCCCTGTACTCGGACGTGGTGCTGCCGGCAAACACATTCTTCGAGCGTCTTGATATAGCGGACAGCTACTACCACCGCTACGTGGCCCTAAATGAACCGGTTGCGAGGCTTCACGGGAAGAGCAACAGCGAAGTCACAAGACTCCTAGCCAAGGCCTTGGGCGTTGAGAACCCCCACATCCACGAGAGCGACGAGGAAGTCATTAGAAAAGTCCTCGAAATCAACGGTCTGAGCTGGGAGGAGCTTAAGGCTAAGGGTTTCGTCAAAGTTCCAGAGAGGCCGAGAAAGTGGAAAACACCGAGCGGGAAGATCGAGTTCTACTCCCAGAGAGCGATGGAGAGGGGCTTAAGCCCGTTTCCCGGGTACAGGAAGTTCGAAGGAAAGTATCCGCTTCGCCTCCTCACGCCAACCCACAGAATGACGATAACGAGCCAGTACCACAACACCTACAACATGATTGACCCGAACCTTTACATCAACCCCGCCGACGCAAAGGAGAGAGGAATAGGCGACGGTGACACAGTCGAGGTCTTCAACGACTACGGCAGGATAAAAACGACGGCAAGGCTCAGCGGGGACGTTCCATCAAAGGTGGTCCTGCTCTACAAAGCATTCTGGGTAAAGCTTCTCGGCTGGAACGCCAATTTCCTGACGGCCGATGACACCGTAGAAAAGTACGGAAACGGCTCGGCGTATCATTCAACCTGGGTCGATGTCAGGAAGGTTTGA
- a CDS encoding peroxiredoxin, producing MVVIGEKFPEVEVNTTHGRIKLPDYFAEKGKWFILFSHPADFTPVCTTEFYAMQKRVEEFRKLGVEPIGLSVDQVFSHLKWMEWIKENLGEEITFPVIADDRGDLAEALGMIPSGATITARAVFVVDDKGVIRAIVYYPAEVGRDWDEILRLVKALKVSTEKGVALPHKWPNNELIGDRAIVPPAGTVDAIKEREEAKARGEIECYDWWFCHKKLE from the coding sequence ATGGTCGTCATAGGAGAAAAGTTCCCAGAGGTTGAGGTCAACACCACCCACGGCAGGATAAAGCTGCCGGACTACTTCGCCGAGAAGGGCAAGTGGTTCATACTCTTCAGCCACCCGGCTGACTTCACCCCGGTCTGTACGACCGAGTTCTACGCCATGCAGAAGAGGGTTGAAGAGTTCAGGAAGCTCGGCGTCGAGCCGATAGGGCTGAGCGTTGATCAGGTCTTCAGCCACCTCAAGTGGATGGAGTGGATCAAGGAGAACCTCGGAGAGGAGATAACCTTCCCGGTCATAGCGGACGACCGCGGTGACCTCGCCGAGGCCCTCGGCATGATCCCGAGCGGCGCCACCATTACAGCGAGGGCCGTCTTCGTCGTCGACGACAAGGGCGTCATAAGGGCGATAGTCTACTACCCGGCCGAGGTCGGCAGGGACTGGGACGAGATACTCAGGCTCGTCAAGGCCCTCAAGGTCAGCACCGAGAAGGGCGTCGCCCTGCCGCACAAGTGGCCCAACAACGAGCTCATCGGCGACCGCGCCATCGTCCCGCCGGCCGGAACCGTCGACGCCATCAAGGAGCGCGAGGAGGCCAAGGCCCGCGGAGAGATCGAGTGCTACGACTGGTGGTTCTGCCACAAGAAGCTCGAGTGA